TCGAAGGTTGACGGGccctgttttgaaattatagCTGAATTTCGATCTTGCATTCAATTTAATTTCGAATTTGTtggacattttttaaaatctatcaCTGCAGTTTGAACCAGCTCgaatatcgaaattcaaattttttttagaagTGTAATATCGAACTAGTATTGAATTTAGACCCAGCTTgaatatcgaaattcaaattatcatgGACTTGAATATCGTCTTAGTACTGAATAGGTAACgagttcaaatttttaaaaagagagagaaaaaaaaaggaacTGAATGTCTCCTTAGCtcgaaaatcaaattttgaaaaagctgaatttcagtctAAACTCAGATTTAAAAAAGTGTAGTTCGATAAAAGTCGATCTAATATTTCGTGCAAGCTCTAATATCTCATTTCAGATATTGAATTTCGAATTGGTTCGAAGAATTCAAAAACAGATGAAAAGACAGCCAACGAACTTGACTCGAAATTCATGCTAGAATGTATATTCTCCGAGCTGGCTCTAATTTCAATTCCTGTTTGAAATTCGGTGACTctcttttaatttgaatttttgtctcaaagctttttaaaaattaaatttcgatCTTCCAACTGGTCCAAAAATTTATGCTCCTCGAAACTCAACTTTTCCGAAATTTTGAATAAGACATTCTAAGGAGCTTGAAATTTAATTCAagatcaatataatttcttttgaaaaaacaaattaGATTTTGATTTTCGACCGGACTCGAAGTTCATTGCTGACTCAAATTTAACATGCTAGCTCCAGTCTCGACGCCACTTGACGTTTTGCTTTAAATTTCGATCTTAAGTCTGTTTAAAACCGTCAGTTGACGGTAAACAAAATAAGATTATGAGTTTCCACTAATTTCTAAACCCAAATATAAGTGCATACATGTAGTTTAGCGTGTGACAATAAATCACCGACAGTTGACTGTAAACAAAATACGATTATGGGCTTCCACTACTTTCTAAACCCAAATATAAGTGTAGtttaaaagtgacatttttttgtaattacttaatggattagctttaaacttaaactagttattcatcatcatcatcacccacattatatggcacaagggccataaatcacacacaaatatttcatgaattatccccacttttacttaaaatttcaggttaaagttttgatacactttcactctatctcagttattactaaatggatttggttcaaacaaaaaataGTTGTACCACCTTATtacccacatcacatgacacaaggtgcaaaactctggcaccaatattttatgaattatgcctcctttttgcttagaattatacttatatagtgttttgtacctctcttattacttaatatttttgacacagactcaagctattgtgcaatatcttcatccaccattagtCATTAGACATttcagtttcctcagatgtgcccgtTTCACTATTTAGCACCGAAATAGCCGAGCACACTGTTCCCTGTAACAGCTCTTGTTGGTCTTACTTTTTAACTATATTTGGGTTCCTTGATGTTCTTAGATTATGAAGCAATTCGAAAGTTTCAGAAAACTTCCCCATACGAATATGAGAATAAGAGGTAGATAATGGCTTTATTCAGACTGACACATTGCCTTCtattgtaacgttttagtgccatgtactggcatccacacggacagacacacacaaatcccgtcggtgaaaagctagctcatcaccttATTTATTGCGCCTATATAcggtcattttactccaatgacaattgacaggtttacaaatttgcatattaatggaattacttccctttatgcattcagtaatcgttacactaTCAAATGGTCTGGTGCTCTACATTAACTTTTATACATGAAAACAATTATGAAGACTTAAAACCAAAGTCTGAACttactgatttgtatttttgaaatgaatCATAAGTAATAACGTTTCATTTCAGCCTTTAAATTTGTCTACACGTGAACATAAAAGTGTATGTTTCATCTGAAAGTtataatgaaaattgaaaagctgGTGACCAGTTAATATCTGTAAAGTTcatatattatatgtaaaaatttaaaacactatTTTCTCCGCTAGTTTTAGTTCTTTACACATTTACACATACTATACTATCCAGCAAACCTGACAAGAGTTGGATAGGACTTGTGTAAGAATGTATACTTAAAACTCAAGAAGCTAAGTTTTACGTAAGTTTTTAGGTACCAAATTTGTTAAAACTGCAAGCATTAATAAAACTGCAAAATGCTTGTCTTCAGCAGCAGAactatttatatacatgtataaaatgttttgtatgtcaGCTACATCATATTTTCTTTGTATCGAATATAGTCTCTGTGGAAGTGATACGACCGAAGCATCGTCCCTGATGCATACACGTATACAGCTTACTTGTAATGCAAATGTAGTTGTCTATGTACAGTCACTGTCCAAATGTGTTGCTTAGCGTACCAGTGAATCTTGTGACCAAAACAGCAGAGCATTTCGATGATCGCAGCCACGGTTGGCTACGtctatttacatacatgtagtatGATAAATCTCATTTGAACTTGTATATATCTATCTTGCATCCATTGTCATTGCAGATAaacaatttgttttcttttctggaAAAGCATATTGATAGAGGCCATTTCAAGCCATCACTTCCTTTCAAAATAACTTTTGTCTTGTCAAAGTCTGCTGAAATAAGCTTAACATTCGTACTTCCATAACTTGCCACGAGGAACGCTCCATTTGAAACAGTAACCAAACCCTGTGGGGAGTGTGTCTCTTTTTCCTTGTAAATGGTTAAAAACTGACCATCTAGCGTGAATATTGTTACAGTGTGACATTTATAGTCCGaaacataaatattatttgtAGAAGGACAAAGGTCAATGTATCTCGGCATTCCAAATAGATCGACCCCACGTTGAACAGACACGATCGTCTTCAGCACTATACAGTCCTTGTTCAGAAGCTcgattttgtttgggtttaagaAAGAAACAATCAGCTTTTCATCAACACTTGTAATGCCAAAACATTCCCCTTCAACATCACAGGTCCTCCTTTCTTTTAACACTCCACCTTGTTTAGAAATAAAGTGAATTTTCTTTGTTCCTGGGATTGTTATTGCTATTTCATTGTGTTTGAAGAGGGCGACATCCCAGGGTTGGTGTTCCAGTCGCAAAAAGGCAATAGCTTTGCAGCTACTCGTATCTAATAGTTGTACACTTTTAGACAGATTATCAACAACTGCAAGCTGACCAGGCTGGAAGATGACCGATCCTGTAATTCGACTCCCTTGAAGCTCAGTGGTTTTAATAAACTTGGCCTCTTTCTCCATGATATTATCGGTTTCGTCTGTCTTTGTGGATGTAACAGTTCCTATAGGAGAGAGGGACTGTAACAAATGGTTGACATCTTCGTTCTCTTGGAATCCATAGGAAGTGATAATGGTATTTTCCAAATGTGCTTTCTGTAGCACGATCTCTAGGTCCTCTAGCTTTGCTTTGGCAATATGATCGGTAATAAAAAGTGCGTTACTTTCCTCTGCATAAATGCTCCTTTTGTGATTTATCTCCGTTATTTCATTTTCTATGGACTTTAACAGATTTTCCATTTCAACcgttttgtttttatgttgtttctttatttctgtccATTCTTTGAGGACATTCTCTTCCATTTTATCTAAGTAgacattgatattttttctaaattctttCATGTCTGTCATAATCTGAACGTGGCACTCAGCAATTTTATCCTCCGTCGACTTCAGTGAAGTTTTAGCCTCGTGAATTTTATTCACACAATGGGCCAGTTGTTCATCGATTTCTTTTTGCTTTTGTCCACCAATATAGCGAGCGGATAAATCTGCAACAAGATCCACTTTACAAGCTTTGTGGTCCAGGATCATACAATCCCCACATCCAACAACATCATGGCCTTCGCAGTAGAATTTAACAATTTCCTTTACATGAACTTTACACGGTTCGGAGAAATTTTGTTTGCCTTGACCATCACCTTTTGGCATATTGTCTTTCTCGAGAATGGCATGGTTCCTAGTAGCAGACTGTTTGCGATGCACGCTTAAACATGTATTGCAAATATATTCATCACAGACTTGACAGTATCCCACAGCGGCTACATTATTCCCCTCAAACAGACAAGGTTGACATGGAATACCGTAGTCCTCGTCAGAAGCTTTGCCGATACTATCTTTCATTTGCATCTCTTGTTTCCGCTTTCCTGGTACTGCCATGCTATCTGTAAATTATAAATATCATtgttacaacaattgtaaatacTTTAATGGCTTCTTGTAACGGGTTTGTTCTATTACAAGTATCTAGTTTATATATTTACACTATTCTAAAACTATCCAATTTGTTTTCCCATTAAACAAAGCATAATAATACCTGATaacatgttagaattgaaataatatatctcaaacagtgattagctcttaaataaaatcattgtttgtcataaagatacgtatt
The Mercenaria mercenaria strain notata chromosome 10, MADL_Memer_1, whole genome shotgun sequence genome window above contains:
- the LOC128546321 gene encoding uncharacterized protein LOC128546321, translated to MAVPGKRKQEMQMKDSIGKASDEDYGIPCQPCLFEGNNVAAVGYCQVCDEYICNTCLSVHRKQSATRNHAILEKDNMPKGDGQGKQNFSEPCKVHVKEIVKFYCEGHDVVGCGDCMILDHKACKVDLVADLSARYIGGQKQKEIDEQLAHCVNKIHEAKTSLKSTEDKIAECHVQIMTDMKEFRKNINVYLDKMEENVLKEWTEIKKQHKNKTVEMENLLKSIENEITEINHKRSIYAEESNALFITDHIAKAKLEDLEIVLQKAHLENTIITSYGFQENEDVNHLLQSLSPIGTVTSTKTDETDNIMEKEAKFIKTTELQGSRITGSVIFQPGQLAVVDNLSKSVQLLDTSSCKAIAFLRLEHQPWDVALFKHNEIAITIPGTKKIHFISKQGGVLKERRTCDVEGECFGITSVDEKLIVSFLNPNKIELLNKDCIVLKTIVSVQRGVDLFGMPRYIDLCPSTNNIYVSDYKCHTVTIFTLDGQFLTIYKEKETHSPQGLVTVSNGAFLVASYGSTNVKLISADFDKTKVILKGSDGLKWPLSICFSRKENKLFICNDNGCKIDIYKFK